A single window of Leishmania panamensis strain MHOM/PA/94/PSC-1 chromosome 35 sequence DNA harbors:
- a CDS encoding universal minicircle sequence binding protein, putative (TriTrypDB/GeneDB-style sysID: LpmP.35.1650), translating to MSALTCYKCGEAGHMSRSCPRVAATRSCYNCGETGHMSRDCPSERKPKSCFNCGSTEHLSRECTNEAKAGADTRSCYNCGGTGHLSRDCPNERKPKSCYNCGSTEHLSRECPDRH from the coding sequence ATGTCTGCTCTCACGTGCTACAAGTGTGGTGAAGCCGGCCAcatgtcgcgcagctgcccgCGCGTCGCGGCGACCCGCTCTTGCTACAACTGCGGTGAGACCGGTCACATGAGCCGCGACTGCCCCAGCGAGCGCAAGCCGAAGTCGTGCTTCAACTGCGGCTCGACGGAGCACCTGTCTCGCGAGTGCACGAATGAGGCCAAGGCCGGGGCTGACACCCGCTCTTGCTACAACTGCGGTGGCACCGGCCACCTGAGCCGCGACTGCCCGAACGAGCGCAAGCCGAAGTCGTGCTACAACTGCGGCTCGACGGAGCACCTGTCTCGCGAGTGCCCGGACCGCCACTAG